GTACCAAAAGAGACACCTATACTTGCCCAAATTTTACCAAAAGAGTTTGATAAAAATGACTCATCTCTCTTTTGACCAGCTAAGTATGAAAGTTGATCAACTTAATCTAGATGTGTTCCCCTTCTTTAGGCTAACCCTCAATATTCATTATATTATTATAGTAGTTATTATCATACCAGAACATCAATCAAATTCAAACACAAATTCACAAAGATATAAAATCCATACCAAGtcatacattattattattacatgCTTCATTGAAACAGAGTAGTGAGTCTTCAGAGATGCATTCAAATTAAACAGACACCAAACCAAGAAAAGGGAAGCTGGGAAAGTCTTCAAAATGGTGTATCTTCAAAAATCCCTAACTCTAATATTCATTTGCAGTGaccaaaaaacacaaaataataaggaaaaaaaaaaaaaagtacaaatctttaaaataaaaatctcaACCACTTCCATTGATAAGATTCCTATAAACCTTACTTGATTAAAAACCTCTGATAATATTCATTGAGCCAGAATTCATGCCATCACTACCTGAGTAGTCAGCTCCAGTAGGTCCCAACAGTACCTATAATAATGGGAATCGCATCAGGGTTCAGGCTCGATGGGCTTCCTGGGTAAAACTTACCATTATTTATGTCGTTTTGTACCCAAAAAGAGAGAGAGTCCATTGCAATCAATCTGAATTTGGCCATGATGAAGGTACGAGAGAAATAACTTGTTCTAGGCCACTTTTCTAGGATCAAAGAAGCTTTTTTTCTACTGAAACGAATTTGAAAATCCCACATCGGCAGCACAATAAGACACAGCAGACAGAACAATGTACTTTTTGGTAAAACGACAATATAATTAGAAAAACGACATAAAAACATTAATAAGAAATTGCAGGGTTTTTAATTGTAGAGCCTCAATATTTAACCCTCTAATTTTCAAGTTTGATAATATAGTACTCCAAACTTAGTTATTATTGCATTGTAACTAACCCCTTCAATTCATAGAATTTTAAAGACATCGATTTTTGAGTAATGAAATATATTCATAAATGCAAAAGACAAGCtgaataaaaaagaaaatgtGAAATTTGAAGGCTAATACAACATTAAGAATacatatagaaaataataaattaagtCCTCATTCATTGCTGGAAAGATTATGTTTAGTATGTAATTTGGTATTGGAAAGATTAATAACTCTCTTCTAAGTGTCTTTTTTACATTATTTGGTTAGTGGAAAGATGGTGGATGTATATTCAAATACGTAATTtactttctatattttttttctcatcttcctatttttttgataaattaattttGATGGATTAGGAGGGAGGCCACCCACTTCCCCTTTTGGCCATACCTTatgaaaatcattttttttttccaaacttatTAAGAATATTCAATCTTTATATGTCGAGATTCAAGACCAACATTTTTTATTCCTCAAGATCCGACATTTCTCTGCTGTCTAAAAGGTATTAAATTATCACTTAAGAGTGCCCACAACAAGATTCAAGTACTAAAACAATACATGGGATCTAAAGATACTGTTATAGAAAGGTGTTACAAGAAACAAAATTAGTGGACAAAACAGTGTTATTTGAGTTATGTTACATCAGTTTAGTTGTACTTGGTACATTTACAAAGCCTGCAAAAAATGTCCCATTCTCAACATTTgtaaaaagtgttatataatgtccctttcaaaagagaaaaagtgaTGCACTCAAAGCAATATATATCATCCTCTAGTTTTGCTTGTCATATAGGGGAAAATGTAACTCAAACACTTATATATTTAGGACTGAAGGAAAAGAGACAAGAAGTGAACACTTATAATACATAATTTAATTTCAGAAAAGTTACAATGCAAGGCATTATCACACACAGCCCATTcacaaaagaataaaaaaattataaatgtcATCATCACACAACAACAAAAAAGCACCAGCAACCAATCACAAATGAACATTTTCACAAGTTGTATCTAAAGTGAGCTAGGaggagtgtgtgtgtgtgtgtaagtCTATGCTTCAGCAGCCCCTCTGTTCAAAGCTCTCTCTAACCTTGTCTCAAATGGAGTAGTGTGCCAATTCACTCTTCTATCCTGCAATCCCATAAAACTCAATCAGAAACTATCAATCTCACTGACTTGTTGTTCCCACAAATCTTAGTCTTACTTCATATATACCTCACTGTACTTGCTAGTTGTGTTTGGTATTCCTTTGAACGAAGTGGCTGAGCCAGAATCCTTGCTAGTCCCTGAGTGGCTCCAGTAGGTTCCAACAGTACCTATAATGGGCATCTCATCAGGGCTCCGGCAAGGGGATTTCCTTGGTGAATTTGTAGCTGAGAACTGCCTTATCTCCTCAACAGTCAAAGCACCCAATATTGGCCTGTCATCTTGGCTTTTCACTGAGTTTGATCCTTGAGATGTGCTTCTGTCAGGAGTAGGCGTACTAAAACCAAATGAGCTAGTCTTATTAACAGGTGTGGTGGTTCCTGGGGTAGCCAACCAGTTTGAAAGGCTAGCATCAACTGCCATGTCTTGTTTTGACTTAATGGATTGGTCGTTTTTGGACTTGAAGCTAAGAGATAACTCCTTATAAGTTGGCTCTGAACTGAACGAAAACCTTGGTTCTTGATCTAATGTGAAGTTCTCTTTCTGAGTTATCATTTTTGGTGTACCTCCTTTTACTTTAACAGCTTTCCATTGGGAAAGATTTTCAACTGGGTTTAGGACAGAGTGGACATATCCACTTCTATCTCGAGCATTACGGCTCAACCCAATTGATTGTATCTCATTCTCAGCCAAACTAGACACTGTCATAGGACTATTAACCTCCTCCATGAAAGCTGCCCTTCTTGGTTCAATGATTTCATCTTCATAATCTAACTCCCCATCAACAtcatcctcttcctcttcctcgtcctcttcctcttcatcatcaaGATCACTGTCCCCAAAATCTAACTCTTCTTCATCATCACTGTCCCTGCAATTTTGATACCTATGGTTTGGAGGATAAGACACCAAGCTCGAAGTAATCGAACTCTCTTCAGAAGAAGAATTAGTAAGGCTTAGTTTTGCataatctctctctttctctttctctttctccttctccttctccttctccttttgcTCAAAATCTTCTGTATCTTCATGGGTTGAAACATGCTCATAAGTTTTAACATTCGAATCAAAAGTCACCTTCTTCCTAGAACTGGTACTCAAGCTCGGTTGCTCCTCTGGCTGCTTCTGCCTGCACCAAAAAATATAATGAGAAAAGCTTAAACTTTCCTGAATTCCCACAAAAACAACCGAGGTTGAACAGAAGCTTTCCACTGTTAAACCTTAATTACTTACGAGAGTTCTGCAACCACGCTAATGGGATTTTCAGACTCTTCTCGTACGGAAGAGACAGCAGATTGTACGGCATTGCAACTTGCATTCCTCTGCAATAATTTTCAATAAATAAGTTCCACTCGagctaaaagaaaataaaacccaTATTCACAAACTAAACATAAAATCCAAAAAGGGAAagtttttttgttattttgttttctcAAAACTAAAGGGTTGTTCTTGTTTCCTTTATTTTCTAGAATTTTCTCAGTACCCAAACAAACTGAAaacagaatttaaaaaaaaaaaactacgaaTTTGTGAATGGATTAAAAACAAAAGACATACTTGTTGATGGACTCCCCGGGGCAGAACCTGGTTCCTATGTCTTCTAGGCTTACGATCCTTTTTAGAAGTACCAAAACAAGCAAGAAAGCAACCCATTACAGAGACCTGTTCTTGCTCTTGATCTTTCACAAAGACAAATTTTTTTGGGGGgtctttccttctttctttctgtaAAAGAAAGATCTTTAGTAGATTTTCATGGTTTCAAATATCATATCTTTCGGAGAAAGAAATTGTGAAGAAAACAGGGGAGCGTAGGCAAAAGGAGAAGGGTAGGGACAAAACGGTcatcaaattttgaaaaaatttcccttttttttt
The genomic region above belongs to Humulus lupulus chromosome 1, drHumLupu1.1, whole genome shotgun sequence and contains:
- the LOC133784722 gene encoding protein JASON, which produces MGCFLACFGTSKKDRKPRRHRNQVLPRGVHQQRNASCNAVQSAVSSVREESENPISVVAELSQKQPEEQPSLSTSSRKKVTFDSNVKTYEHVSTHEDTEDFEQKEKEKEKEKEKEKERDYAKLSLTNSSSEESSITSSLVSYPPNHRYQNCRDSDDEEELDFGDSDLDDEEEEDEEEEEDDVDGELDYEDEIIEPRRAAFMEEVNSPMTVSSLAENEIQSIGLSRNARDRSGYVHSVLNPVENLSQWKAVKVKGGTPKMITQKENFTLDQEPRFSFSSEPTYKELSLSFKSKNDQSIKSKQDMAVDASLSNWLATPGTTTPVNKTSSFGFSTPTPDRSTSQGSNSVKSQDDRPILGALTVEEIRQFSATNSPRKSPCRSPDEMPIIGTVGTYWSHSGTSKDSGSATSFKGIPNTTSKYSEDRRVNWHTTPFETRLERALNRGAAEA